The Daucus carota subsp. sativus chromosome 2, DH1 v3.0, whole genome shotgun sequence genome includes a window with the following:
- the LOC108208609 gene encoding carboxylesterase 15, with protein MAQEKKIVEEVSGWLRVYDDGSIDRTWTGQSEVSFMAEPAMSRENYVDGVAVKDIDTESGLRVRIYLPEKSDTDSEALPIILHFHGGGFCISEANWFMYYAVYTRLARISGSIIVSVYLPRAPEHRLPAACDESYSALLWLRSLARGNMHEPWLSAHADFTRVFLIGDSSGGNLVHEVLAHAGAEDLSPLRVAGAIPVHPGFVRATRSKSELEQPQSPFLTLDMLDKFLNLALPIGSTKDHPITCPMGDAAPPIGSLKMPPMMLCVAETDLFMDREMEYYEAVKKARKDVELFLSAGVSHCFYLNKIAVDLDPLTSTRTEELIAAITEFIKSH; from the coding sequence ATGGcgcaggaaaaaaaaattgtcgaGGAAGTCTCTGGCTGGCTCAGAGTTTATGATGATGGCTCCATCGACAGGACATGGACCGGTCAATCCGAAGTTAGTTTTATGGCTGAACCGGCCATGTCTCGTGAAAATTATGTCGACGGAGTTGCTGTTAAGGACATAGATACGGAATCAGGACTTCGAGTCCGTATCTACTTGCCAGAAAAAAGTGATACGGATTCCGAAGCTTTGCCTATCATCCTTCATTTTCACGGAGGTGGCTTTTGCATTAGCGAAGCGAATTGGTTTATGTACTATGCTGTGTACACTAGACTAGCTCGCATCTCTGGCTCCATAATTGTCTCTGTTTATCTCCCGAGAGCTCCAGAGCACCGCCTCCCTGCAGCTTGCGATGAAAGCTACTCTGCACTCCTCTGGCTCCGTTCACTAGCCAGAGGAAACATGCACGAGCCGTGGCTTAGTGCACACGCAGACTTCACCCGCGTGTTCCTCATTGGAGACAGCTCGGGTGGGAACCTCGTGCACGAAGTCTTGGCTCATGCAGGGGCCGAGGATCTCAGCCCCTTGCGTGTGGCAGGAGCGATCCCGGTTCATCCGGGATTCGTCCGTGCCACAAGAAGCAAATCTGAGCTGGAGCAGCCACAATCTCCGTTCTTGACACTAGACATGCTGGACAAATTTCTAAATTTGGCTCTGCCAATCGGATCGACAAAGGACCACCCGATCACGTGCCCAATGGGGGACGCTGCGCCCCCCATTGGGAGCCTAAAAATGCCGCCAATGATGCTCTGCGTGGCGGAGACTGATCTGTTCATGGACCGTGAAATGGAATATTACGAGGCCGTGAAAAAAGCAAGGAAAGATGTTGAGCTGTTCTTAAGTGCTGGAGTGAGTCATTGTTTCTACTTGAACAAAATTGCAGTCGATTTAGATCCTCTAACATCTACACGAACTGAAGAATTGATTGCAGCAATAACAGAATTCATCAAGAGCCACTAA
- the LOC108209217 gene encoding carboxylesterase 15, with protein MKSIKLQQYLTLHITLPMVNEKKLVEDVSGWLRVYDDGSVDRTWTGPPEVSFMTDTVMPHENFVDGVAVKDVDTDSGARVRIYLPEKNNSDSATLPIILHFHGGGFCISEASWFMYYAVYTRLARSSRSIVVSVYLRRAPEHRLPAACEDSYNALLWLRSLAKGDLHEAWLNANADFTRVFLMGDSTGGNLVHQVASRAGSEGLELKLSPSHVAGGILVQPGFVRATRSKSELEQPQSPFLTLDMMDKFLSFALPLGSTKDHPITCPMGAAAPPMSSLKMPPMLLCVAETDLMIDTEMEYYEAMKKAGKDVELFLSPGVGHGFYMNKIASDLDPVTATRTQELIAAITDFIKKH; from the coding sequence ATGAAGTCTATAAAATTACAGCAATATCTCACTCTTCACATAACATTACCAATGGTTAACGAAAAGAAATTAGTCGAGGATGTCTCTGGCTGGCTCAGAGTTTATGATGATGGCTCCGTCGACAGAACATGGACCGGTCCGCCCGAAGTTAGCTTTATGACGGATACGGTCATGCCTCATGAAAATTTTGTCGACGGAGTTGCTGTTAAGGACGTAGATACGGACTCGGGAGCCCGAGTCCGTATCTACTtgccagaaaaaaataattcggATTCGGCAACTTTGCCTATCATCCTTCATTTTCACGGAGGGGGCTTTTGCATAAGCGAAGCCAGTTGGTTCATGTACTATGCTGTGTACACTAGACTAGCTCGCTCCTCGCGCTCTATAGTCGTCTCTGTCTACCTGCGGAGAGCTCCAGAGCATCGCCTCCCAGCAGCTTGCGAAGACAGCTACAACGCACTCCTTTGGCTCCGTTCATTAGCCAAAGGAGACCTGCACGAGGCCTGGCTTAATGCAAACGCCGACTTCACACGGGTGTTCCTCATGGGAGACAGCACCGGTGGGAATCTTGTGCATCAAGTTGCATCTCGTGCAGGGAGCGAGGGGCTAGAGCTAAAGCTTAGCCCCTCGCATGTGGCAGGAGGAATCCTGGTCCAGCCAGGATTCGTCCGCGCTACAAGAAGTAAATCAGAGTTGGAGCAGCCACAATCTCCGTTCTTGACACTAGACATGATGGACAAATTCTTGAGCTTTGCCTTGCCACTTGGATCCACAAAGGACCACCCCATCACATGCCCAATGGGGGCCGCTGCGCCCCCGATGAGCAGCCTGAAAATGCCCCCAATGCTGCTCTGCGTGGCAGAGACTGATCTGATGATCGATACTGAGATGGAGTATTATGAGGCCATGAAAAAAGCAGGGAAAGATGTTGAGCTGTTCTTGAGTCCAGGAGTTGGGCATGGTTTCTATATGAACAAGATTGCAAGCGATTTGGATCCGGTAACAGCTACACGTACCCAAGAACTGATTGCAGCAATCACAGATTTCATTAAGAAGCATTAA
- the LOC108209218 gene encoding probable carboxylesterase 17, with protein sequence MVHQKKVVEEVSGWLRVYDDGSVDRTWTGPPEVSFMAEPVMPHENFVDGVAVKDVDTDSGTRVRIYLPEKKATDSETLPIILHFHGGGFCISEADWFMYYAVYTRLARTSRSIVVSVYLPRAPEHRLPAACDASYFALLWLRSIARGKLHETWLNAHADFTRVFLIGDSSGGNLVHEVSARAGAEDLSPLRVAGAIPIHPGFVRATRSKSELEQPQSPFLTLDMLDKFLNFALPIGSTKDHPITCPMGDAAPPIGSIKMPPMMLCVAETDLIIDTEMEYYEAMKKAGKDVELYLSGGVGHSFYLNKIAVDHDPSTATRTEELMAAITEFINRH encoded by the coding sequence atggtCCACCAGAAAAAGGTAGTCGAGGAAGTCTCTGGCTGGCTCAGAGTTTACGATGATGGCTCTGTCGACAGAACATGGACCGGTCCACCCGAAGTCAGCTTTATGGCTGAACCGGTCATGCCTCATGAAAATTTTGTCGACGGAGTTGCTGTCAAGGACGTAGATACGGACTCAGGAACCCGAGTCCGTATCTACTTACCAGAAAAAAAGGCTACAGATTCTGAAACCTTGCCTATCATCCTTCATTTCCACGGAGGTGGCTTTTGCATTAGCGAAGCCGATTGGTTTATGTACTATGCTGTGTACACTAGACTAGCTCGCACCTCTCGTTCCATAGTAGTCTCGGTCTACCTCCCGAGAGCTCCCGAGCATCGTCTCCCAGCAGCTTGCGACGCAAGCTACTTTGCTCTCCTCTGGCTCCGTTCTATAGCCAGAGGAAAGCTGCACGAGACGTGGCTTAATGCACACGCAGACTTCACCCGTGTGTTCCTCATTGGAGACAGCTCGGGTGGGAATCTCGTGCACGAGGTCTCGGCTCGTGCAGGGGCCGAGGACCTCAGCCCCTTGCGTGTGGCAGGAGCGATCCCGATTCACCCCGGATTCGTCCGTGCCACACGAAGCAAATCTGAGCTGGAGCAGCCACAATCTCCGTTCCTGACACTAGACATGCTGGACAAATTTCTAAATTTCGCTCTGCCAATCGGATCGACAAAGGACCATCCGATCACGTGTCCGATGGGGGACGCTGCGCCCCCCATTGGGAGCATAAAAATGCCGCCAATGATGCTCTGCGTGGCGGAGACTGATCTGATCATTGACACTGAGATGGAATATTATGAGGCCATGAAAAAAGCAGGGAAAGATGTTGAGTTGTATCTTAGTGGTGGAGTGGGACACAGTTTCTACTTGAACAAAATTGCAGTTGATCATGATCCATCAACAGCTACAAGGACTGAAGAATTGATGGCAGCCATCACTGAATTTATCAATAGGCATTGA
- the LOC108209216 gene encoding serine carboxypeptidase-like → MKNHLISLLILFSLSTISTAISSELPQSQAQKLIRDLNLFPSELINIVDANHSAPPLLSHNANRLVEKRFKFPGLATAGVSVEELGHHAGYYQIQHSYAAKMFYFFFESRNSSNDPVVIWLTGGPGCSSELALFYENGPFTIANNLSLVWNEYGWDKVSNLLYVDQPVGTGFSYTSDKRDIRHDENGVSNDLYDFLQAFFAEHPEFVKNDFFITGESYAGHYIPAFAARVYQGNKAKEGIHVNLKGFAIGNGLTDPEIQYKAYPDYALDMGLITTAEYKRLNLALVPVCEASIKLCGTDGTVACVASYVVCNLVFSTILSHAGNGINYYDIRKKCVGSLCYDFSNMEKFLNQNSVRDALGVGDIDFVSCSPTVYQAMLVDWMRNLEVGIPALLEDGIQMLVYAGEYDLICNWLGNSRWVQAMEWSGQKEFVASSEVPFEVDGSKAGLLRSHGPLSFLKVHDAGHMVPMDQPKAALEMLRRWTRGSLSEETSDSGNLVASM, encoded by the exons ATGAAGAATCATCTCATCTCTCTCCTCATCCTCTTTTCTCTCTCTACAATCTCTACCGCAATCTCTTCAGAACTCCCCCAATCACAAGCGCAGAAGCTGATCAGAGACCTCAATTTGTTCCCCTCCGAGTTAATCAACATCGTCGATGCTAATCACTCAGCTCCCCCTCTACTGAGTCACAACGCTAATCGACTCGTCGAGAAGCGATTCAAGTTCCCTGGCTTAGCAACCGCCGGTGTGTCTGTTGAAGAGTTAGGTCATCATGCTGGTTATTATCAGATTCAACACTCTTACGCTGCTAA GATGTTCTACTTTTTCTTTGAATCGCGCAATAGCTCAAATGACCCTGTTGTCATCTGGCTGACCGGAGGGCCAGGTTGTAGCAGTGAGTTGGCACTTTTTTACGAAAATGGACCTTTTACTATTGCAAACAACTTATCTCTTGTGTGGAACGAGTATGGTTGGGACAAG GTGTCAAACCTACTGTATGTTGACCAGCCTGTTGGGACTGGATTTAGTTATACCTCTGACAAGCGTGACATTCGCCATGATGAAAATGGCGTTAGCAATGACTTATATGACTTCTTacag GCTTTCTTTGCGGAACATCCCGAGTTTGTTAAAAATGACTTTTTCATTACTGGTGAATCATATGCTGGACATTACATTCCTGCTTTTGCTGCCCGAGTCTACCAAGGAAACAAAGCCAAAGAAGGAATTCATGTAAATCTGAAG GGATTTGCAATTGGTAATGGGCTTACAGACCCAGAAATTCAGTACAAAGCTTACCCAGATTATGCACTGGACATGGGCCTCATCACAACAGCAGAGTATAAACGTCTAAATCTGGCTCTTGTTCCAGTTTGTGAAGCATCAATAAAGCTTTGTG GTACTGATGGAACAGTTGCCTGTGTGGCTTCATATGTTGTTTGCAATCTTGTATTCAGTACTATCCTGTCACATGCTGGCAACGGTATCAAT TACTATGACATCAGAAAGAAGTGCGTCGGAAGCCTTTGCTACGACTTCTCAAACATGGAGAAATTTTTGAACCAGAATTCTGTTAGGGATGCTCTTGGAGTTGGTGATATAGATTTTGTTTCCTGTAGTCCTACTGTGTATCAGGCCATGCTTGTGGACTGGATGAGGAATCTTGAAGTTGGAATCCCTGCCCTTCTTGAGGATGGAATTCAGATGCTTGTATATGCCGGAGAGTATGACCTCATTTGCAACTGGCTTG GTAATTCGAGATGGGTTCAAGCAATGGAATGGAGTGGACAGAAAGAGTTTGTAGCATCTTCTGAAGTTCCTTTTGAAGTTGATGGTTCCAAAGCTGGTCTACTCAGAAGCCACGGGCCTCTCAGTTTCCTGAAG GTGCATGATGCAGGTCACATGGTACCCATGGATCAGCCCAAGGCTGCACTTGAAATGTTGAGAAGGTGGACACGGGGCTCACTCTCTGAAGAAACAAGTGATTCTGGGAATTTGGTTGCTTCAATGTga
- the LOC108206640 gene encoding uncharacterized protein LOC108206640 isoform X1, giving the protein MFKHIANITRDELSPSRKMDGFSPVDGYIEITECLAEMMKCLANEPSVGLFYIQQHTQNTVPNLVSLKNNASGKSHELSLQTEDLDESVTMVRSIKECGFPIIDEMVNDITKSLAITSTKKLRKGLVNKSNPRFQLGRTSSWSLRPWMHKADLSPQCSRSTNSYFTTKFESAQERADNLNFLQLDSTEVSQTTGERLPSNLNNALSHAAATTSSTEIEVEELPVSCQIAEELQDDYQTDADLTNGQLPFKPDKFDAFNTDKEAKLEEWLNGTSNHLSRTGKIATENMTTHIDADKVLTSK; this is encoded by the exons ATGTTCAA GCATATCGCTAACATAACCAGAGATGAATTATCACCCTCCAGAAAGATGGATGGCTTCTCACCGGTTGATGGCTATATAGAGATAACTGAATGCCTGGCAGAAATGATGAAGTGCCTCGCTAATGAACCCTCTGTAGGGCTTTTCTACATTCAACAGCATACCCAGAATACTGTGCCTAATCTTGTTAGTCTAAAAAATAATGCAAGTGGAAAGTCCCATGAGTTGAGTTTGCAAACAGAAGATTTAGATGAATCAGTCACCATGGTAAGATCAATAAAAGAATGTGGGTTTCCCATTATTGATGAGATGGTCAATGACATTACAAAATCTCTGGCGATTACATCAACAAAGAAACTGAGAAAGGGGTTAGTTAATAAGTCAAATCCACGGTTTCAATTGGGAAGAACAAGCTCTTGGTCTTTGCGCCCATGGATGCATAAAGCAGATTTATCACCACAATGTAGTAGAAGCACCAACAGTTATTTTACTACAAAGTTCGAGTCAGCACAAGAAAGAGCAGACAATCTGAATTTTCTTCAGCTGGATTCTACTGAAGTGAGTCAAACAACTGGTGAAAGGCTTCCATCCAATCTCAACAACGCATTGTCACATGCAGCTGCCACCACCTCTTCAACTGAGATTGAAGTTGAAGAACTTCCAGTATCATGTCAAATTGCTGAAGAGCTGCAAGATGATTATCAAACTGATGCAGACTTGACCAATGGTCAGTTGCCATTTAAACCAGATAAGTTCGATGCCTTTAATACTGATAAAGAAGCAAAATTAGAAGAATGGTTGAACGGGACAAGCAATCATCTTTCTCGTACTGGAAAAATTGCCACAGAAAACATGACAACGCACATAGATGCTGATAAGGTCTTGACTTCTAAATGA
- the LOC108206640 gene encoding uncharacterized protein LOC108206640 isoform X2, translating to MRHIANITRDELSPSRKMDGFSPVDGYIEITECLAEMMKCLANEPSVGLFYIQQHTQNTVPNLVSLKNNASGKSHELSLQTEDLDESVTMVRSIKECGFPIIDEMVNDITKSLAITSTKKLRKGLVNKSNPRFQLGRTSSWSLRPWMHKADLSPQCSRSTNSYFTTKFESAQERADNLNFLQLDSTEVSQTTGERLPSNLNNALSHAAATTSSTEIEVEELPVSCQIAEELQDDYQTDADLTNGQLPFKPDKFDAFNTDKEAKLEEWLNGTSNHLSRTGKIATENMTTHIDADKVLTSK from the exons ATGAG GCATATCGCTAACATAACCAGAGATGAATTATCACCCTCCAGAAAGATGGATGGCTTCTCACCGGTTGATGGCTATATAGAGATAACTGAATGCCTGGCAGAAATGATGAAGTGCCTCGCTAATGAACCCTCTGTAGGGCTTTTCTACATTCAACAGCATACCCAGAATACTGTGCCTAATCTTGTTAGTCTAAAAAATAATGCAAGTGGAAAGTCCCATGAGTTGAGTTTGCAAACAGAAGATTTAGATGAATCAGTCACCATGGTAAGATCAATAAAAGAATGTGGGTTTCCCATTATTGATGAGATGGTCAATGACATTACAAAATCTCTGGCGATTACATCAACAAAGAAACTGAGAAAGGGGTTAGTTAATAAGTCAAATCCACGGTTTCAATTGGGAAGAACAAGCTCTTGGTCTTTGCGCCCATGGATGCATAAAGCAGATTTATCACCACAATGTAGTAGAAGCACCAACAGTTATTTTACTACAAAGTTCGAGTCAGCACAAGAAAGAGCAGACAATCTGAATTTTCTTCAGCTGGATTCTACTGAAGTGAGTCAAACAACTGGTGAAAGGCTTCCATCCAATCTCAACAACGCATTGTCACATGCAGCTGCCACCACCTCTTCAACTGAGATTGAAGTTGAAGAACTTCCAGTATCATGTCAAATTGCTGAAGAGCTGCAAGATGATTATCAAACTGATGCAGACTTGACCAATGGTCAGTTGCCATTTAAACCAGATAAGTTCGATGCCTTTAATACTGATAAAGAAGCAAAATTAGAAGAATGGTTGAACGGGACAAGCAATCATCTTTCTCGTACTGGAAAAATTGCCACAGAAAACATGACAACGCACATAGATGCTGATAAGGTCTTGACTTCTAAATGA
- the LOC108209553 gene encoding protein FLOWERING LOCUS D, producing MNPSSSSNQNPLQFSILYPQSNPNPNFTPNSISDTQNDPDYYPSSISNPNLTNYISLSIPKKRRRGRSRTNAASSPSHDQVYQMPNLISSGSNVINGTNGVVYGNSGNGVVDVSDEIIVINKDATNEALIALTSGFPADSLTSEEIDGGVVSVVGGIEQVNYILIRNHIITRWREDVFSWVTKEMFLDVIPKHCRGLLDKAYDYLLSRGFINFGVAPAIKEKILGEASRSNVIIIGAGLAGLAAARQLMSFGYKVTVLEGRKRAGGRVYTKKMDGANKTAAADLGGSVLTGTLGNPLGILAKQLSYPLHKVRDKCPLYNVDGKPVDPDLDTKVEIAYNQILDKASSLRQLMGEVSQDVSLGAALESLWPVDGIAGNEEATKLFNWHIANLEYANAALVSKLSLAFWDQDDPFDMGGDHCFLPGGNGRLVQALSENVPIQYEKIVHTIRYGGHGVQVISGGQIYEGDMALCTVPLGVLKSGSIKFIPELPQRKLEGIKRLGFGLLNKVAMLFPYVFWGTDLDTFGHLTDDQSSRGEFFLFYSYATVAGGPLLIALVAGEAAHKFESMPPTDAVTQVLQILKGIYKPKGIDVPDPIQTVCTRWGSDPFSLGSYSNVAVGASGDDYDILAESVGDGRLFFAGEATTKRYPATMHGAFLTGLREAANMSHYASNRAMRTKVQRNTLKNTHSCACLLADLFREPDLEFGSFSVIYCKKNSDPKSVAILRVKFGEPQKKNEGSRPDQQHSSSLLVQQLQTHFNQQQEFHVYTLLSRQQALELMDVRGGDEMRLNYLCENLGVKLIGRKGLGPSADSVIASIKAERGNRRPASTSLTLKSGTSKFKPANLKQKMIRKAKVLGNSSNGSTISNKGLGVKMVDHGIDSSSSNLSSTSNKGVGLMMVDHGIDSSTSNFSSSSNFSSTTPNKGPGLKLVDHGIDSSTSNVSSTTSGKGLGLRIVDHGIDSSTPNFSFASSNKGLGLKIVDHGIDYSTPLSFPVGTKAISNENITTPFPGSNGGAKEVMCISSGPTPDNTKPSSMTPPSSSDMETVNYFGGLQ from the exons atgaacccatcttcttcttcaaatcAAAACCCACTTCAATTTTCAATCTTATATCCCCAatcaaaccctaaccctaatttcACCCCCAATTCGATTTCAGACACCCAAAATGACCCAGATTACTATCCCAGCTCAATTTCAAACCCTAATTTGACTAATTACATTTCACTCTCGATTCCCAAGAAACGGAGAAGGGGGAGATCAAGAACCAATGCTGCTTCAAGCCCATCTCATGACCAGGTTTATCAAATGCCTAATTTGATTTCTAGTGGCAGTAATGTAATTAATGGTACTAATGGGGTTGTTTATGGGAATAGTGGTAATGGGGTTGTTGATGTTTCTGATGAGATTATTGTGATTAATAAGGATGCTACTAATGAGGCTTTAATTGCTTTAACTTCCGGGTTTCCGGCTGATTCGTTAACTAGTGAGGAGATTGATGGTGGGGTTGTTAGTGTGGTTGGTGGGATTGAGcaagttaattatattttgattaggAATCATATTATTACGAGGTGGCGGGAGGATGTGTTTAGTTGGGTTACGAAAGAGATGTTTCTTGATGTTATACCTAAGCATTGTAGGGGACTTTTGGATAAGGCGTATGATTATTTGTTGTCGCGGGGGTTTATTAATTTTGGGGTTGCGCCAGCTATTAAGGAGAAGATTTTGGGGGAGGCGAGTAGGTCAAATGTGATTATTATTGGGGCAGGGCTTGCCGGGTTGGCTGCGGCTAGGCAGTTGATGTCGTTTGGGTATAAAGTTACGGTTTTGGAGGGGAGGAAACGGGCGGGTGGACGTGTGTATACGAAGAAAATGGATGGGGCGAATAAGACTGCTGCTGCTGATTTGGGAGGGAGTGTTTTGACGGGTACGCTTGGTAATCCACTCGGGATTTTGGCTAAGCAGCTTTCATATCCACTTCATAAAGTGAGAGATAAGTGTCCACTTTATAATGTGGATGGAAAACCGGTTGATCCAGATTTGGACACGAAAGTGGAAATTGcttataatcaaattttggacaaagcgAGTAGTCTTAGGCAATTAATGGGAGAAGTCTCACAGGATGTTTCCCTTGGAGCAGCGTTGGAGAGTTTATGGCCTGTGGATGGAATTGCGGGGAATGAAGAAGCCACTAAATTGTTCAATTGGCACATTGCAAATTTGGAATATGCAAATGCTGCCCTGGTTTCTAAACTTTCACTTGCATTCTGGGATCAGGATGATCCATTTGATATGGGAGGGGACCATTGCTTTTTACCTGGAGGAAATGGAAGGCTAGTGCAAGCTTTATCTGAGAATGTGCCAATACAGTATGAAAAAATTGTGCATACCATTCGTTATGGTGGTCATGGTGTGCAAGTTATTTCTGGGGGACAGATCTATGAGGGTGATATGGCTCTTTGCACTGTTCCTCTAGGGGTTCTGAAAAGTGGCTCTATCAAATTTATTCCAGAGTTACCTCAAAGAAAGCTTGAAGGTATTAAACGATTAGGGTTTGGTTTGTTAAACAAAGTTGCCATGCTTTTTCCATACGTGTTTTGGGGTACCGATCTCGACACATTTGGGCATCTTACTGATGATCAAAGCAGCCGGGGGGAGTTTTTTCTGTTCTACAGCTATGCAACTGTAGCTGGAGGACCACTCTTGATTGCTTTAGTTGCAGGAGAAGCTGCACACAAGTTTGAGAGCATGCCGCCCACTGATGCCGTGACCCAGGTTCTCCAAATTCTGAAAG GCATATACAAACCTAAAGGAATTGATGTTCCAGATCCCATACAAACGGTCTGTACAAGGTGGGGTAGTGATCCTTTTAGCTTGGGCTCGTACTCTAATGTTGCTGTGGGGGCATCAGGAGATGACTATGATATCTTAGCAGAAAGTGTGGGAGATGGACGACTTTTCTTTGCGGGAGAGGCTACCACCAAGCGTTACCCAGCAACTATGCATGGAGCTTTTCTTACTGGACTAAGAGAAGCTGCAAACATGTCGCATTATGCTAGCAACAGGGCAATGAGGACCAAAGTGCAGAGGAATACATTAAAAAACACACACTCCTGTGCTTGCCTTCTGGCAGATTTATTCAGAGAACCAGATCTAGAGTTTGGATCTTTTTCAGTAATCTATTGTAAAAAAAACTCTGATCCCAAGTCGGTGGCAATTTTGAGGGTGAAATTTGGTGAACCGCAAAAAAAGAATGAAGGTTCAAGACCAGATCAGCAGCATTCCAGCAGTCTACTTGTTCAGCAGCTCCAGACTCACTTCAATCAACAGCAGGAGTTTCATGTTTATACGCTGTTATCAAGGCAACAGGCACTTGAGCTGATGGATGTGAGAGGGGGTGATGAGATGAGGTTGaattatttgtgtgaaaatCTTGGAGTAAAGTTAATTGGTAGAAAAGGCCTAGGGCCTTCTGCAGATTCTGTTATTGCATCCATTAAGGCCGAGAGGGGAAACCGCAGACCTGCTTCAACTTCTCTGACTCTGAAATCAG GTACATCAAAATTTAAGCCTGCCAATTTGAAGCAAAAGATGATCAG aaAGGCTAAAGTACTGGGTAACAGCAGCAATGGCTCTACAATATCGAATAAAGGCCTAGGGGTTAAGATGGTTGACCATGGAATTGATTCTTCTAGTTCCAACTTGTCCTCGACTTCCAATAAAGGCGTAGGGCTCATGATGGTTGACCATGGAATTGATTCTTCTACTTcaaacttttcttcttcttcaaactTTTCTTCTACCACTCCCAATAAAGGCCCAGGGCTCAAGTTGGTTGACCATGGAATTGATTCTTCTACTTCAAACGTTTCATCTACCACTTCCGGTAAAGGCCTAGGATTAAGAATTGTTGACCATGGAATTGATTCTTCTACCCCGAATTTTTCCTTTGCCTCTTCAAATAAAGGCCTAGGGCTCAAGATAGTTGACCATGGAATTGATTATTCCACTCCTTTAAGCTTTCCAGTTGGTACAAAAGCAATAAGCAATGAAAATATCACTACTCCTTTTCCCGGTTCAAATGGTGGGGCTAAAGAAGTAATGTGTATTAGCAGTGGTCCTACTCCTGATAATACTAAACCCTCCTCTATGACTCCACCTTCCAGCTCAGATATGGAAACTGTTAACTATTTTGGAGGATTGCAGTAG